In Rhodamnia argentea isolate NSW1041297 chromosome 1, ASM2092103v1, whole genome shotgun sequence, the genomic window TAAGATCCTATACCATGacacctcttttctttttgccaatttgTATGCTTCAAATGAGCCTGGAGAAAGGAAGCTCGTCTCACTCGATTGCAGGCCCTTGGCTTGTTGTGGGTGAATTCAACACCATCGTTCCCCATTGGAGGCTAGCAATGCTGATGTTGCTAATTTAGAAAACGCCTTTAACACATAGAAGGCAACTGTTTTTACGTGGTCTCGAGTTATCAACCGACGATATTTTACATGCTTGAAATACTTGCGATTTTTGTTCCGCCTCTTCGCCGGTTTCAAGATTGGATGTCTATGGCTTGAAATGCTTGTCCGAGAAGTTGCCCACCACCGTCGGAGAGACGACCTGTAATATGTGAGTTATTTTTTACTAGGTCAAAAAGTGGTGGGACCCactagtattaaaaaaaaaaaaaaaaagggaagcagTTGGTTTCTCTTAAAAGAATCGGGAGTCTTCCATcgcataaagagaagaaaaagaaaacagaaaggggaaaggaagaaaaggagagaaagaagagaagaaagaaggagaaaggagaaaagggaaaaagagaaatagaaaacagTCACGTGCGCGCACCACCCTCCACGAGCGCTTCGCTGAAGTCATTTCCCTACGTGTCGCAGCACGTGGTAAGCGCTCGCCCTCTCTTCCCTttctattgaagtgattttctggatttagggcaaaattcggaTCTTGAGGGAAACTGAGTTGCTGTGTCCTATCTCATGGGCGATTGGCCATGTTTTTGCTTaggaatgaaactttaggatgttatgaagCCGTAGGATTTGACGGATCACGATTTCGTGTTATGGTTTGCCCGGACCGAGCAATTCAATTCTGGTGCGCTACAGTACAGCGCGAACAGTAAACTTCGAGGCCTGATTTTGTTAGTTTCCAGTTATCGGCTGAAGTTGGCcatgttgagacttttgtagtacgttgaacAAGCTTCGTGTGGATAGTTAGATGGCTTGAAACGGAGTTCggtggaggaagttatggccttaacggTTTTGGCGCGCAAGCTGCCTTAGCTGACAGCATTGAATTTTCTGTTAGGGATAAGTTTCTGTTGGCCCGTAGTAgttgttttgtcactaaataagtgtagtttagctaagtcatacgttaggatgacttgttactcgatttgatccgtttttctatatattgaaTAGGATTCGGATGAGTCGGTTCAAGTGACTTCGATAGGTTGGATTGCGACTTTTTAAGGTGAGATGTACtttatcttctaagaatttataaaactcatgctttaaagatgagcacgtgtactgtggtttgattttcttgacaagGTGAAGTAATGTGATGTTTcgagcattatttttgcataaaccggatcgagctattactaccccttatattatttgatatggttgtTGACGATTACTTTACTAAAATGCTGTTTGAGAAACATATTTCTGAACAAGGCTATGTATTTGGTTTGTTAAGCTGGATTGTTGTGATTTTCTGGATGTTGGTATTGTGATTAATGCTCATGTCCCTATGATTAGAACCCACCGAGGTGGGGGTAGTATGCATTCTGTCGGGACGTCATTGAGCCAAACCACTGGCTAAAATGAGTGGTAGACCtaaccaagaggggtaaacttggtcgTCTTGCCACGGCGTTAAACGTGGCCAtagttgatgatgagtatgagattattcgatggatggaccatcgaaagttagtttaatgagattaatcaatggtttAAGCCATTGATAGTGGTTATTACTACGagttgcttttgttttattttaacgattgcatagtgatttctcgatccgcttagaagatattGTATTTCTCactgagctgtggttgctcactccgttatctcttttgtctttcgGGTTTATCGGCGAGTCGCAAATAGGTCGAGCGTACGTTAGCTACAAGACTACTTTGTGGATAGTGGGGATATATTTTTGGGATAAGTTGTATATAGTTGGTGAGTTCGAGCTAGATGGAAAGCTATATGTGTTTGTCTTTCCGTTTTGGGAGATGAGCTCTGAATTTTTGTGAACTTGTGACCTGTTTATCATTATATATGTGGAGGTATATAATTTGGATATCAGGTTTTTGTTCTTActttgaggctgcgtcctttgaGTAAAGgaggacggccgtgtcatgccctttttcttgGAGAATCGGAGTGTGACACGACCTGTCACAACCAAAGAGGTGGCCCGCCGCCGGAGATGTAGCTGGAGTGGCGGAAAGGCAAAGTGGGCGTGGCGGAGAGAGAGTGGCTTAAGCGATAAATAAGGGAAATCCTATCCGAATCTATCCCACCCCTCCCCCTAAGATTATTTTATCCTCTCTATATCCCTCTATATCCCCTCTATCCTATCCTAAACAACTATTAAACACAGAATATGATAGAACATATCATATCTTAAGTTTTATCCAGACGACCAAACATAGCCTAAGACTCTGtttattttgcagaaaatgaataatttgaaaaatatttttcctaaaaataatcacttacaAAAATTTAAGAAACGTAAAATATTCTTatcattcatgaaaatatttagatataaactATGACTGAtagtgaaattatttttgattaactaattatttcaagtgatataaatgatcatttttagaaaaacctttctcaaattatttattttctgcgaaataaaGCCAAGCCTAAAAGTGACGCATTTTAGGGTAAATCCAAACGATATCCAAGTCTCATGAACCTATCGATGTCAATCTTTTCACCCATTTTGTTCATAATAAGTCGTGAGtgaataaaataaacaaacctTCGATTTCATTTCGTTAGATGgcgaaaaaatcattttctcaaattttgtaATTGCGTAGCGTTTTAGACTCATAGGGCTTATAATTAGCCGATCTACATAGTAATGATTACTCTTTAACGTCCTTAATTAAACCCCTAAGTAATGGTTCAACCTGATATAAGTTGTTTAAGGAAAATTCTGATCCCGTTTAGTCCAATTTACGAAAAtcgaaatttttctttgatgtgTCAATAATGTTAATATGTTTACAGTATTCAATTTGACTCTAGcattgatcttcaatttctcATGAGCAAGCGGATGggtaaattgtccaaaaagttctaaacatattatacttttgttaattcagtcataaaccttttaattgtgctaatttttatttttgtcactaattgtgctaattgaatcataaactttttcatattttgtcaattgagtccactcgatcaattttgaccagaaatcactaacgtggacatcggTCATTCTACGTGATATGGCCGGCCGAAGATCCGATcttgacataaataatttttttaaacttttattttttgtcttttttctttttttctcttatttttttaattgtgctaggAGAGGGTAGAGAAGGTCGTCGACCATCGCCCACCGTCATCATGTTGGCCATCGTAGCATTGATCTTCCTTTGTTATCTTTCTGAAGTAATGCaaagttaacaaaaaattattatgttacTTTTAAACTccgttaatttataaaaaaaatgaatgatttgaaaaacacttTCTTAAAAATGCATGACcatttatatcgcttaaaataattaatcaatgaaataaattttcattatcaactaCAATTAATCTTTATACATTTCGTagacaatgaaaatacttttcgttcgATCATTTTTGTAAGTTGTATAAACTATTACTTTTAGgactattttttaaatcattcatttattgCGAAATAAATCAAGCCTTGCAATAAAAGAGTATTTATTTCTTAACTTTCATATCATTCGCAATGTTATAGTTATCATTATAATAATCTACTACAAAAACCTGATAAAAAATGTCCGATCGGGCAataggaaaattactaaaaaagtcataatcctATTGCAATCATGTCAACTCAGTCCTAAATCGATTTTCctattgagtcataaaccttttatattcgtgtcaattcaattcaaccAGCTAACTTTGATTAGCCAGGGCTGATGTGAACGCCAACCAGTgccgacgtggcaatttttaataatatctcaatactttttcagtatttttaattattttttcccttttttttctttttgtttcttcttctctttcttactCCAATCGGTTGCCGATTCTTAGAGCCATCTAAGACTTAGGCCTCTTTTcaaccctatttttttttcctacaagGGTGATCGGCATGGCCCTCGGTGACTCCGCTGCTGCTATCCCCAACATAAAATTGGCCGTCATATAATAGTTTAAGGTTCTCGACAATAAGCACCATAATCATATTTATTATACAATGATTCCATATAATTTACTTCCAGAAAAAGACATAGCACCAGCACGAGATCCGATGCCACACAacacaatcaataaaaaatcatacAAAACCAAGATCCACATCATTTACATGTGCGTATGTCCATATACATAAACACACAAAATACGATTCAAATCAAACCAACCAGAGACAATGTCCTCTTCACGGACGCCAACTTTGACTGCTCTTTCCTtcgcatctctctctttcttcctcttcttcttcttcgtttctcACTGCAATGGAGTCTCTCAGCAGACGATCTCTACCGTCTGCTCGCAAACCCAGAGCGACGAACTCTGCGCGTCCCTCCTGAACAGCGACCCCCGGATCGCCTCGGCCGACCTCCCTCTCTTCTCGCTCGTCTCCGTCGAACTTACCCAGAAGCAAGCCGGGCAAAACTACAAGTCCTTCTCTCGACTCCGTGACAACACGACCCGCGATCCCCTGCTCCGAAAGGGGTATGCAAAATGCGTGTCGCTGTACGGGAAGATGGTGGGCGACCTGAGGCGCGTGCACGAGCTGTCGGAGTCGAGGGAGTACGAGGAGGTGATCAAGGAAGGGCCGGGCTATTCGCCGGCCTACGACTGCCTCAACGGAGTGAAGTTCACGACGGCCCTCGGCGAGATCACGAGGGACATGCTTATTGCGCTGGAGATGTTTGCGAGCGTCGCTTCGTACGTTGCTCAGCAAATGTGATTAGATTTGAGTGAATTTCCTTTCCCCTTGGTTCATCAGTGTGTTAAAATTTGATTCGACGACTTTGGTTGGTGAATTTGAAGCTGTTTTCGGTTAAGATATCAAGAATTTTTAGTTTCCTGTTATGAAAATTGGTggacaattaaaaataaaatcctaaatctattgcagtTGAGGCAATTAAAGTCTAAACTTTCATTTGtctcaatttaatcataaattttttcacattttgccaatttgatCCATCCcgccaattttgacaaaaaaaactctaaatgcaTATCGTTCTATGCGACACGGTACTCATAAGGgcatttttatgattttgttgAACTAAGGGTCAGCCATTAGGCGAGGGGCCGAGGGCTCGCGGGCCCTCATTGTGGCGAGCGAGGACATGGGGTGAGGGCCACCGCACCCTTGCTGCCCAAAACGTGGGTGCACGGTCCCTTGCCTAGATCTTGCGAGGATATCTAAGCAAGGGCCGCGATGCCCTCGCCTGCAACAGCAGACAAGAGTTGGCGGATGACACTGACCAACCTTTaagtataaataaataaacaaaaggagataatattttattaaaatttaaaatatcactaaaaaaaaaatctacgtgAACAGTTGTGCACGTGGGCCAACATCTatgttagcttttttttttttttaataaaattggtcggattgacAAACCCTaaatatatttaagactaaattagcaaaattgtaaaatttataattgaattggcataactaACATGAATTTTTAGAATTGATTAGTATTTCTCGTACAACATGTCGTGGGGCCTATTAGCTCAGTTGGTTAGATGCGTCGTGCTAATAACGCGAAGGTCGCAGGTTCGAGACCTGCATGGGCCAtcatccttttttctttctttttttccctttcctttctttttttgcacgTCAACGTAACTTGCGGCGACTTTTCCAGGGCTGCTGGTTGCAGTGCTAATTACTCTGGTCGGTCCCGTCGCTAGTGGGTTTCTATATCCAAAGCCCATTTCTGTACCCACCCCCAGAGTTATTTTTGAATTAGGCCTTTCCTGAAAACCCACAATTATATGTCAACACTAacaaaattctcaaattccACGAGCGTTTAGCCCCCCTTGGACAAGAGTTTATCGGGTAGATTGGGTTTAACCGTCGCCTATTAATTATCATGCTTTTAGTAGTGCCCTACAACATAATATTGTTATATTTGTGTTATCCActtggaaaatatttatttaagagACAACATTTTCAGCCAATTGAGCGCTAAGCatcttgcatttgtgccaatttagtacatttggataattttggccgaaaattgttgaCGTTGCACGATCGGCACTcaaatggacatttttttaatgatattttaatacttctttcaaattaataattttttatgtctttttcgtttcttctttttttcttcattaggGCCGATAGGAGGCCGCCGGCTACTGGGTGAGGGCCACGATCCTCGCTCACAGCTGGGCAAGGACTCgtagccctcgcctagtggccagCTCCTGTcggctctaaaaaaaaaaaaaagacatgaaaaaaataattaattaaaaataaataaataatttgaaaaaatatgaaaattattaaaatttgtccacatcAGCATTGGTCTCGCTACATTAACaatttaaggctaaattgacttgtggattgaattggcacaaatgcaaaatgtttagaactcaattagcaaaaaaagaaaaaaaaagatttagaaccgaattgacatagttataataggtttatgactttctCGATAAATTTCCCCCatttaaaaaagattttgaatgaTTACCACTTTGTTTGTTCTGATTAAGCTACCAACTCTTCTTTtgttaccaactctcattttaGTGACTTATCAatgtttatttgatttcttttaagTTATCAACAGTTGGCATCGTTCATCAACTTTCTTTGTCTTTCTTCGAAACGCCTCAAATAtatcaaaccttttttttgtttcatgaatTTACCAGCGTTGATTTGTGTGACTCACCGTCTTTTCTTTCAACGAGTTACCAACTGATTTTGATTTACTAATTCTAATTTGAGTTGCTTAATAACATTTACGAATTAGACACTAGCATCTAACTACGTCCATGTTTTCTTAATCACGTGCATTTTCATTTCTCATCTCCCAAAGACTAGAAAATAAAAGTCGGACATTACAGCAAAATGAAAgtttttcaattctatcaagcTATAAAATATCTAGAAACTGGATAAATATCCAGTTCTCAAAGAGCTGCAATACTCTGAACACATGAGCCTACAACCCAACTGCATCTGCAGCAAACAAGTTCAAAGAAAAACCGACGACCTAGAAATGCttcgagacagagagagagagatcacagaTTCTtttttgaagatgaagaaacCAGATGCTGGGATCTAAGATCAACGAAATCGCGAATGACAGAGAGAAAGCTTTTCTTCTAGGGTTTCTGTTTCCTTGAAAAGGATACGTAGGAATGATGTCGGGCTTTTCTTATTTCTGGAACCCCGAGTTACTCTTCTTCAATgatggtccttaaactttccCGCGTGGTGCAGACGACATGTCCTTTGAGGTCTGTCCAGGAAAAAAGATACAAAAACGTTGATCTTTTGTGTGATAAACGAGTCGAACAAGAATGTGCAAAATAcatgcaaaataaaaagtaaaaagagaaaaaaaaaatcaagaaccacGTGCTACCGTTGTGAAATGACAAGAATTCATGCACTCTAGTGGGTAGACGGCCTCCGCCGGCGGGCGTCCACATTAACACCCGCCAGtcaattgatcggatggactgaattggcacaattgcaaaaggttttggactaaatccgtaaaaagaaaatgaccgaattgacacaattgttgggactttggtttcAAAGTTCTATAAGACGTTGAATGAGAAGTGAAGGATGGAGAGTTCTACATTGGAAAAAGAGTAGATAggagatgggtttaaatattggaacaTCATATAAGGGTTTGGACTCCAAGGGGCatcccacttttgtggaagggagaggatcTACATAAAGCTAGGTTGGCCTATACACGCGCGCCTTGCCGCCACCCGCgcgatcctttttttttttttttatatatatccatcagttttatttattctattcttTTTAAACCGAACAGACACAATTCGAATGAACATGTTCGAACAGGTATGTTTGTtcggaaattttttctttgattgaacgaacatgtttgttcgaaaAAAGAGAGCTGTTCCGTTCGTGTTCCTTCATTAAGGTTCATGATCCTTCATCAACGAAACCATACGGATTCGTGAAGGTTCGTAATCCTTCATCAACGAAACCGTACAGATTCATGACTCTTCGTCGACGTTCATTTTTATACTAATATATATAGTCTTCAAAGGGTTGGGTCAAATGCTTGCTcgaaaaattctctctctcaattttttttctgaatgtGCGTTCCCATTTCATCATTATCATTTGTGCGATTAATCTGCAAAATTGCGTTCGAAGATTTCTTTTAGAGAAGTACCGCTTCATAGGAAAGACAATTCATTCTATCCTGTGAGGTAATTGTCCAAGAACCTTGGATACCGGTTGAGGGgataaatttgtcttaaggacacaacgtcatttcgttgggctcggatcattcgTCTACATTTGGATTTCCCACTTTGCGCTTCATTTTAGGTTTGTCTATCAACCTTATTTTATATATACGAATGCTTATAGGCAACAACAACAATTGcaataatagatttatgattttttttggtaatttttcccaataCATACGGTGGTGGTGAATAGCATTTATAGGAGACCGGTTTCTTAATTAAAAACATGCTTGACATGCGTTGAGACGGCATCTCTAGCAGCACAAATTTTTGTTACTAGAGGTCGTGAATTTTATGCACAATAATAAAGAGGGAATTTTCGTGATGTATTGGGCAATTGACTTCGAAGCTCGATTGATACATGAAATGGCTTGAAAGCTATTTATTGATTGTACCATCATGCTTGATTGGTCATATTTATCACATTTCACACACTTGTCAAATCTCTCTAATTGGCTCATGACCCACTAGAAACATGGAAGGCACTCGTGCGGTTTATTGGAGTTCGTCAAAGAGAGATTCGATTCATTCCCTTAGCCCAAGCCACTTAGATTGAGTAGTGGGGGGGCTGCCAAAACTGTTTCAGTGATGATGTCGGGTCAAATTGAAGAACCCATCAATGGTGGAGCCCTCCAATTAGTCCCGCATTAGGAGCAATTGGTCTGTACATTGTTCTCATATTTAACATGCACAAGAATAAGTGGTATCTCTAATGATTACATTCAAGAATGTATTCCCACTTAGAGCCTTACTGCTTTATTGGGATGATTACTaagaaagtcataaatatattgcacggatgtcgatttagtcatataccttttaatttcgcTAATTTAATGTTAAATCTTctgacaatttatcaatgtagtcatttcgctcaattttgggagacaatcgttgacgtggacttCGGCCTTCTAACGTGGCATAGCCAGCATTGACATGAgcaaattttttacatttttttaaaacttttattatgttttttgaattttttcctcttttttttttcccttcttccttagCCGCCGGCGACCGGACACTTGCAAAGCTCGACCTCGCCAAACTTTGGCAAAGCTCGACCTCACTGGATCCGGCGAGGGTGAGCTTCGCCATCCCTTTCCTATGGCTGATTGCAGGCCATAGCGACCAACAGAGGACGAAGGAAAAAACTGtaagaaatataaaaacatatttgaaattatgaaaaaaatgcaaaatatttttccacaTCAGAATTGACCTTAAGTGGGGACAGTTGGCGTCCATCTTAGCGATGATCAACCCAAATTTGCAAGAACGATTACAttgtcaaattgtcaaaatgtttagcactaaattcgctagattaaaagatttaagactaaattagcattcGGACAACagatttatgttttctttttgttggtaatttttccacttTATTGTGTGATTGGAGAAAGTATTTGGTGGGTCGGTCCGATCCCGCAGCAACGGTTTTGCCCGCTATGTCATGCGATCgacatagaaaatattttcttattgatTAAACGAGAGAATCGTAAAAAAGGTCATTGTTTTAGGGGTTTCCTTCTATTGACTGTTATAAAACTATAACTATCTTACTTTCATCGGTTAACTGGTGTTATACCCGTGGTGCGTTTTGGATTTTCATATAAGATTGAAATAACGAGTCATATTGCGACCTTagttttataagtaaaagaaggTCGGGACGAGAAATTTAAGTTTGGTGCGatgcaatttaatattaaattaaagataaaagaATTGAAATACTGAAATATAAGTAGTGTTAAAATATATCACATATCGGGGTGGCCGGCCAACTACCg contains:
- the LOC115752824 gene encoding uncharacterized protein LOC115752824; this translates as MSSSRTPTLTALSFASLSFFLFFFFVSHCNGVSQQTISTVCSQTQSDELCASLLNSDPRIASADLPLFSLVSVELTQKQAGQNYKSFSRLRDNTTRDPLLRKGYAKCVSLYGKMVGDLRRVHELSESREYEEVIKEGPGYSPAYDCLNGVKFTTALGEITRDMLIALEMFASVASYVAQQM